tgttttgtccagatCGTTTGCAGGGGCTGCTGAAGTTCTTGGAGGAACAGAGCACCCCCGAACACCCCTGGCAGTGGAAGGTGCACTGCAAGTCCCAGAAGAAGCTTAAAGAACTGGGGAGGTCTGTATCTCAGTGTAGGAGCTTACCCAAAATACCGATCAATTCAAAATGATCTTTATCATTTTTAGCCAGACTTGACCTGTGAATAACTGCTGCAGTTTGCTTTTCTCTTAAAGGTTGAACACCAATGCCATGGGGCTGCTGAACCTTCTTACAGCCTATCAGAAGAAGCATCTCGTGGAGTTCCTCCCTTATCACGAGTGTGACACCCAGTCGCGCCAGGCCCCAGATCTGGAATGCCTGATCAAGCTCCAagctcagcacacacagcagcggCACCTTATCTTCCTCACAGGTACTTTATCACAgttaccttaccttacctgtCATTTCGCCAGTTTTCAAGCACAAGCAAAAAGGCTATaactttgtgtcagtgtgagttaCATTTTCCTTTATGCGCTCTAGTTGAATGAATTTTATAAACTATTATAATGATAGAAAGGTATTTACTATTGATTTGgccacatttaaaatgttcactgaattttgcatgctgtgtgtttttacagagagGCCGTTTGAGATGTTCCTCCAGTACTCCAGAAATGGAATAGTAATTGGGAGCATTGATGACATTATGACCAGTTTCCACAGTCTGATTGGCTCCATTAATCAGAATGAGCTTCCCACACCGCCCTCCACTGGTGGGTAGCATCAGCAGCAAGACTAAACATAAAAACGGAGGATTTCATGTCATTTTGCTGTAATGCAATTGCTTTGCTAAATTGCCTTTTGTTCTATGCAGTTATCTTGGCGGTAACGGTCATCTGTACTACCCAGCAGGGTTTGATGCCGTTACTGCATCTGTGCCGCATGTGTTTgataatattttctttctgctctctccCAATCTCCCAGTAGTGAATGatgagtgtgtggaggaggaggacatgtcTTTAGACTCTGATGATGGTGAGCCATCCACCATATCGGATCCCTCAGAGCAGAACCAGGAAATTGAGAAGGGAAAGCCTCCACAGCCGCCGCCACCAGACATGGATGAGTTTCGTCCTCCGCTGCCAGACCAGCAGGCCACCCCCGAGAGAACTCCAACGCTGTCTGACTACAGCGCTCTTAAAACGGCCATctctcagttcaaagccaccaaccAGATGGGCATGGGCTCTTCAGACATTGGCAGCTTGTCGCCGGGAGGTTTTCCTGTAAATCCCCACCAGAGCTTCCTGTGCCCTTCAGCCTCGTGGTCATCCTACACTGGCTCATCTAGCTATGCGACCTCCCCGGCTTATCCCGCCTCACCCTGCAGCAGCACCCAGGAACAGGAATACCGCCCCCCAGCCACAGCCTCTGCCCCAGTCCCAACCCCACCTGTCATGCCCACAGCAGGACCTCTCGCCAACCTGGCATCCCTCCCCTTGGAGGTCAaacctccccctcccccccacctcATGATGCTGGGCCACACATATGGCTCGgacactggaggagctggggctGCTGGGAACTCTCCGCACACCACCTCCCTCCCCTACACAGACCACAGTGACTCAGCCCAGCCAGGTTACATGGCTGGCATTCCTAAAAACACTTGCGGGACCCCCACACAACACGATAGGACACTCAGTGGACCTGGGGAAGGTATGTGGGGGTCAGCAGGGACCAGCACCTGTGAGACTGCTAGCAGCCAGGGTGTGGTCACATCTGGCCCATTGGACCCAAGCGGGCTCCCTAAAAGTGGGGAAACACTAGGAGGAAACACCCCTGGGGGAAAGGGGTGCAGGACTCAGGTGGATTGCATTGACAACCTTGGGCCATCTGTGGGCATTTCCACAGTGGCCACCAGGGGGGGCTCTGCAGTCAGACCGAAGCAGCCTCCACATCCAATGTGTGGTGTGGGCTATGGTAGTATAGGTGGCATCCCTGGACAGATGGACCATGGGCCTATGCGGGGTGGCATGGGTCCTGGCTCTTTAGGGAACTATCGAGGGAGAGGAGTCCCACCAGTAGGACTTTGGCCTCGGCCAGGACGAGGACATGATCGGGGGGGCGGGATTGTAGGTGGACCCTGCTCTTGGGGTTACCCAGCAGGCAGGGGCGGGGCGCAGGATTACTACTCGGACTACACATACGCTCACAATTATGCCCCTGAATAGACAATCAACATGGAAGGGGCAACACAAACGCCATATTCCAGAGACTATTAGAGCTGGCTGAATGTATATATTTCCTTGTCAAACACATTGATTTAAATCAGTAAATAAGGATCCTGGTTTTCTACATTAATAAAAATTGATACAGGCAGTGCCGAGTGTCCTACTGTCATGTAAACTGTATGTACACTCTTTCCATGTGAACTATTTGAGACCCTGTTCAAACcactatatttatatttgccaACAAATGTTAATGGCCTTCCAGCTTCTCGGAATTTCTCATGTTATTTCTGTTTGTCCCAGTTTTGAAACGGTTTGTGAACAAGGGGGAAAGGCTGATATTTttttaaggagaaaaaaaaaatagtgaatgaaatttcacttttgctgttggttttctttttttattttacacatttggTTGTCCTAAAttctattaaaataaaacatttcaaatcttGTTTGTGTGGCCAGTTTGATGACGGTGTCAAGCaaactattaaaaatataaatctcTGCTGTTTTACTGGTCTTTCACTCAAACtccatgttttattcagctACCCACAATTTGTATTTGTGGCATGAAGATGGATAATTTAACCTCAAATAGCtgtaaactaaaataaagtgcgtaatatgaaaaacacaccacagataaaatgataaaatattctCATATGTGGTCAGACTTACCTGTGAAATGAATGGCGTTTGTTCTCTTGAAAACTACATTAACTGCTATAATAAAAAGAAGGCTTTGCATGCCACAGACTTGTGTTCTGACACAAGGCActgcagcagaaatcaattagACCTATTTTCTCCAGCAGGGTAAGCTGTGTGTGGAGAGCAGTTTGGAGGAAATGCAGCACTTAAAGTCCTTTTGAGACTCCATGCTGAGTGCCACTGGCCCCTCAACTCTGCCACCACTGAAAGGATCATTAGGAGAGCTGatgtcttcagtgtgtgtgtgtgtgtgtgtgtgttgtgttgtttcatTAACTCAGCATCAGTATTTGGTGAAGACAAACACCAGAGGGCGCTGCTTCCCGTCAGTGGAAAACAGGCTCACACCATATCTCCACAACCCAATTCCAGTGGTGCAGGAGAAATACCATGGTAAGTTTACAAACTGTGACAGCATTTTTCTCCCCTTAAATCAATTGCGGCACAGACCCATCACACaggcagtgttttttttttttccagcacctGCTCCATACAGTTACATTTACACTACAAATACACCCATGGGAGCTGTGTTCATAAAGGATCCTATGAGGTGTTGACACATATTCAATTACTGTAGATATCTGATTGAACTCTGTgggaaataaatataaatatatgaaaaatatcacaaaaaataagaaactgaatatataatatactgaCATTCAGATGGCAAAAGGAGCTGTAAAGCCTATAATGAAGTCATTttcgtgtgtgttgtgtgtatccTTTATTATATAGAGGAGAGGAGTatcatttcctctctgtctaAGAAATAGCAGGGATCTATACAATAGACCCTTTTCACAgcggacattttgacttgttagAGCAGGAAAACATCACATCGATGATGGCTGAGGTCCATTTAGGTGAGCCGGCTCCTGGGCTCTGGTATTACGTCTTACTGGGACATTAATCCTACCAACATATTTAACATAGAAGGACTACCAGCTGGGCTCTGTGGGGACCCCAAGAATAAATCACGGTATTAAACAACCATCATGGCAAAATGTTAATCTATATGTCCTGAAAACATAATTAGTTATGTAGCAAATGTCATCTGAAAGCACACgtaaacatttcattattatttttacttcaGTGGAGTGCCCCTAACCCTGCTGGTAGTGTGTGATACTTTAAATTAGGACCCATTGCAAACATGAACTCAATAAAGTTCCATCTATTAAATCAGCATAGGGGTAGTTTGGTGCTCTCGACTGAGAACCTATAAATTGCTGTTgttaaaaagcacattaaaacagaaagaggCCATTGGGAACAAAATGATTGACAAAGTCATGAAACGTTTGGACTGATAGAATAAAGCACCTGAGAGATATGACAAAAAAGTTCACCCCAAGCGGTAGAATGAGGGATAAACAAATAGggacattttaatgttattatttacactttTGCTTCTCCTGCTTTGACAAGTTAAAACGTCTACTGAGAATAAGGTCTTGAAAATAAACCTGTGTGAACCTTTTGGCCccttgggggcagcagaaacaagctgtgttGACATATTACCTGCGTAGCTGAGGAAGCTAACCTGTTAGCTTTCAGTTTGCTGTCTGCATATCCTGCAGACAAGGACAAAACaatcatctgctgctgtgtgattaaTGTAAGTCCAGCGCCCAACTGTCTGtttagctctgtgttttgttctccGCTGACtccagagggaaatatctgtaGCTGCTAATGCTAAACTCCCCACTAGCTGAGTCTCCtttagctagctgctagctgtgCTTTGTGAGTCAGGTGCTGTGTCGGTTTATCAGCAAACAGCCGCCCGCGCTCAAGGCTGAAGATGAACAGTGAGAAAAAACATCCAAGTTGTGGCTTTGAAACCATAACAATGAGCTTAAAGAGTTTGTAACGTTAAGCCTCCATACTGCTTCACAGAGGTGGGTGTTGATTGTCAGGCTTATCGCAAAGAGCAGAGGTGGAAAATAGTTATTAACTaactacatttactcaagtgctgcaTTTAAGGCCACTTTTGACAGTAGTATTTCCATCCTATGCTATATTCTACCTATGGTACATTTCAGAGGCACATTATATTGTCAGCGTCACtctactacatttatttgacaggaCGCAGCCAGCCCACCAGTTACTGTTggataaagattttttttttttttttacattaaacaaCCCGATGAGCTTATAAAATCTACTACATTGGCTTGTTTTTGGTTCGTGACCCCTTTCAAAGCAGCATCTGACCCTCAGCATGTTTCAGATTTCTCACGTGGTGTCATTTAGATAACTATTCAAGGAACAAAGAGGTCaaattatccaatatttcacaaaaacacatacagaaaagTCCCATTGATTAATGTAGAGTTATGTAGCAGAAAGTCActttctttggtttttttttttttttttttttttttttttgcaccaccCCATTAATCATCCCGTGGCTGGACTAAACACCCACACTGTACGGTATCTGAAGTAGTTAAAACCAGACACACATCGACCAACTGCAGCAGTAAAGCCTCAGAATTAAATAATCGGTCATAGATGATACATCAGTCACACTGACAGGGGCCATTTATCTGTAGATCCAGTGCTTTTCGTGTTCATACTTGAGCCACATTATTCAGGTGATACTTAGCtgcttttactcaagtaaaattttaaatgatatCCTTTAGTTTAGCAGGTATTTGGTTATAAAAATATAGTGTTGGACACTGCAATTTTGACTTGAAGACGGTGGGTGGTGCAATAGAGGAAATGAAGGAATcgccaaagttattacaattcatcttAAGGGGAACGCGAATGTTTGCGCCAAACTTCGTGGCATTCCTTCCAACAGTTCACAGAGACATTCACTCAAATCCATGGTAGTGCTGGGGTAAGATTAGCCTagattaatttaaattttgtgCCACTCCATCCAATAATTGTCAGGATATTTTACTAAAAGCCATAAATGTCAACCAGCTGGTGGCGCtgaaggaaaagtcagaggatcaccagaGTCAGTTTGTTTCACCCTCCGGGGACTGCGATTGTCTGTTCAAAATGTCATGGTGATCCACTGTctagttgttgaaatatttcagtctggatcaaagaGGTGGACCAACAAACACAGCCTCCCTGGAGCCATGCTGCTCCATGGCGGGAAAAAAAATAGTACCATAAAGCACATTATTGAGTGTCACTGGCACTGTACGACATTGTAAATAGGGTAACTATAATGTCTCTGACAACAAaggtctttttttaaatagaaataataaagcCATATTTCATCAGAGTTCATTGTTGCCTTTTAGTGGACAAGTGTGACAGATAATAACAAGGAAAGCACCATTACCACATGATACAATAAAGCTGGTAGGAGAAATGACACAAGCTGAACAcagaggatgaataaaaacacacagggatGTTGCAGAAAAGTGGTCATGAGCAACAATATGAAACTTAAAATACTTTGAGTCATTGTGCTTGTCAAATCTAATAATATCCAGCTAAATCTTTCTCACTGAAGCACATAATGGCCCCAGAGACACAGTAAGCCAAGGAACTGCTTCCAGCATGCTGAATGGCTCAGATCAGGGTGTATGACTGCAtatgctctttgttttgtttgtttgtttgtaatgCAATGTGATAGAGTGATGCATTTGATTAATGAGGCGTTCATGTGCAATGTGCCCCACAGTGATCTGAATGAGACCAGGAACCTGTTTGACAAGCCGGACATCCAGCTGCCTCGCGCCGCATTGAAAACATAGAACATGGCCTGCGTTCGTATCCAGAACAGAGGTATGATAAACAGCCGGTTGTCTGGTGCGAAGCAGTCCACAtttgttttagtcttttttagGAAGCAACCAGCCTACCTCCTAAAAAAGATCTGCGATATAGTATCGCCGGTCGGTGGACTGTTCTGGAACgagtgctgtgtttgtttctcaaGCACATGTTTCAAGCAAAGTGTCCAATTAGTATGAAATAAGGGTTTTAGCTGGTATGGCGACATTGGGCCTCCACTGAGCTTGTGTACGTGGGTGTCGCCGTGTCAAAAAGATGTGTACGTATCTGCCACAGCTGGATGCCTCCACTCCTGCCTGATGACTGTTTTGACAGTTCAGTAATAGCCCCTGTTGACAGTCAAGGCAGCCCTCCGCTAGTGAAAGCAATTCAACTTGAGCTATTCACAGTAAAACTCCCCATTCGCAGTAATTAGATTCTTGAATAAGATGATTTCAAATCCCTCGGAGCCCAGCCGAACTGGGGAAAACAATTAATCTGGAAAGGGAAGTGCGTGCTTTAATTGAAGCCTGATGGAGTGTTTTGCTTTTGAGAAGGGCATCTTTTAAAGCATCAAGGGGTCTTTCCGTGGTTCGGGATAATTTGCAGACAGGCCGAGCCAATCAGACTCGCACCTTTCCGTGCAGCCCGGCAATTCTGGTGTCCTTTTAAAGTGTAATTATTAGAACTATCAATTAAGTTATCAATGTTAGAGCGAATGAAATGAGGAATATTGTAATGCTCCTGATTTCAGCATATCCCCCTTCGTGTCAGATGGGCAGGATTACATGTGACAATTTGATAGAGCAAAAATCTAATTCATGGTGTGCTTTTAATatccctgtgtttttcaaatgcCTCTCATTATCAGTAAAGTACTTGCTGTCACGAGGTTAAAACACAATGCTGGATACCAAATGGCGTCTGGATACGAACTTCACTCGTTCCAACACTGGCGTGCTGCCTACATTGAAGTCGATTCCCTAAATCAGCAGCACGCTTGCGTAACCAGGGTCACCTGCGGGCCCTCTGTGTAACGGAAAGCCCTTAGTGAAATGCTCACATCGCGTCCTCTATGTTTTAACTCGTCTGCTAATCATATCAGAAACAATAAATCCCTAACCCAGCTGTGTATGCCATGTCAGAGAGCGGAGCCAGATTAGAGggatttaaaaacactaaaattgACAAAGCACCTAGTTTTTATCCTCCTGTTAATCCCCTAAAACCTGACCCCATGTAACGTCACAGTACAGTGCCTCTGAAGAACAGCGGGTCATGACAGAGTCTGATACAAGATGTTACATCACCAGGGCGCACAGCGGCATGCTGCACAATCTTTGTTCAGTAATTTGAATGTTGCGAGTCAACATTTTCAACTTTGCTGAATATGGCAAGTCGGTTGTAGTGCGATTAAACGGAGTGGTGCGTGGCAATGCAGTCCTCGTTCAGTCTAGCAGATTTTTACCTAATCCCTGAGAGTTTAATAGCGATGAAACTCGGTGCTGTTAAAGAGCGAGTCTGTCCCAGTTTCGTGCACAGCTGCCCATTTGATTCTAGATTTCCCCCTTTTTTCGCCTGCGCCTTTTTCATTCAGGTTGCACAACAATATCGGTCTCCTCGGGCCTCGAAAGGAGTCAAATTTTAATTAAGGATTTAGAAACAATCAAAGCAGCCTCCTCTAACAACATGCGCTCCTTTGAGAGACGTTACTGGCAACTTGTCTTTGACATTATATGACGGATTACATCTAATCCTATTCAATCTTGATGCAATCCCTAGTCCCTCCCTGTGTTTGCATTAAGATTAAACTACAATCTCAAAACATTATGGATGCACGGACTTATAGAAATTGATTTCTTTCTTCCGAGGCTACTGTTTGTCTCATCAGGTTTTAAATATCCCTTCATCCCCCACCACCCATATGCTCCCTTTAGTCTCTCATGTCACTGACTCGTGTTCTTTCATGGAACTGCATGTAAGTCCCTCTTCAACATCTTCTTTCTTCTCCGGTGCTGCGGCGTGTAATTCTGTCATTCAAAGCATGTtacactgaattaaaaaaaaaaaccaaagctATACAAAGCAATGCTCCCCCtggggtttttgtttttgcgtCAGAGCTGGTTGAAGTATTTGTCACTTCAGTTCAAattttgtggttgtgtttatTCCGCGGTGTTCaaagtgctgtgctgtgtttgatcAAAGAGATGCTGTCTTTGAAGAGCAGTCCaattgctgtttgtttttggtttgttgaCACTCCCGATTTCTGTACTTCACTATTTGCCAGATAAGCAGAGCGCAGATAGAGTAATTGTTTTTCGCTGCCAGATTAATGCAACAGGTTTATATTAGATATGTATACGTGTGATAGATCACTGCAGGATGCACCTCTGTTTTCTGCTAGATaaggtattttatttttttttttaaatgtttgctaTGGCTTCTGCACTTTTCTTGTatctcattttttctttttttatgtgataGTAATGGATTTTCAAAAATTGCCctcaaaaccaaaaccacaTCAGCAGAGCAGGCAACAGATCTAAAGGGGCCGAATCCTTTATTAACACAGGGAACAGATGTTTTCAGGAGTCGGGTAGAGTTTTAGGAGCTTCATTTTAAGCTACATATTATTGGAGATATGGGCTGTATATTTAAAGTTATATTTGGCTGTTGCAGTGCCAGCGCCTATCTCTGCCACACTAAATATGGAGCTCTTCAACACAACTGAGATACACAGGCTGGACTTACTTCCTGCAGTTCCTCGCAGCCATAAACTTGCAGCATTTTTTCCGGGGCTTTTAATCCTTGTTAAACACTTTCTGTGAAAAACGAGCAGATTCGTTCTCTGATCCCGTGAGAAATATTCCCCCCTAGTGCTGTACCTGAGTACACAGAGAAGTTATTAGCTGATTTTTAGGGCTGATAATGGCTCTACTGTGATTTAGCAGTGTCAGTACAGTGAGGATAATAAACCAAAGTTGAAACTTTCATTTCGACTACTGGGCAGGATGACAGAGAAGAGCAGAACTGGAACAGGAGATATTGGTTTTTTAGTTCAGGGGGCCTTTTAACTGCACCTGGAAGAGACACAGTGTTCTTTTTTCCTCTATAACGTTAACACTCACTTCTGATTGCATTTCACGCTAATTCCTGAGTGAAGAGTTTGGTTTTGTCCAGAGGCTTTTGTTTCCATCTCAatgaaaggaaaagggaaaaaaacaaaacaaaaccctgtTCAGTGTCAACTTTCTGGTGTCCATTCTGTTCCAGCGTCTCTCATCATTGGCTCCATGAAAGCTACATGCTTGTTAGCTTGAATTTTGGGCTGGTCTCTCGAAGATTGGGAGAAAACGGAGGTTAGGGTGCTGGGGTCATAGGTTGCAATGGGGATTACTGGATGTTTGGGCTGTTTACAGCAGCTGCAGCGACATGGAGTTAAGTAGAGGTACATGAGGATGAAGACCATTGTTACCACACAGCCCAGCAACGTTGTGTAGCCAGTGTTGAATGTCTCTGCTGCAGGCAGCACCACTGTCACATTCACCTCCCGGGTGGCATTCAGTGCCTGTTTAATATCCACGGCTGTGCACACGTACAGACCTGAGTCATTGACCTTGGCTGCTTGGATCTCCAAGGTACCATTAGGAAACAGGCTAATTAGTGTGTCATTTATGCTGGCCTGGTTGATGTACCCCTTGCTTGGGGAGAGCCATGTAAATGAGAGGTCTGTGCTACTCAGGGACGTTTGGCAGTCTAGGCGCACTCTTTGTCCCTCTGAGACCAAAACGTTGGAGAGGAACACGGTCACAGGCTGTGAGACTGCTTTTTCCACGGTGCAGTTATGGAAGAAGCGGTTGTGTCGCAGGAACCTGATGGGCGCTCGTGGGTCCCCATAGATGGTGCAAATGTGCTCATCCGTGAAATCCTTCAGGGAGTCGTAACCCCTCAGATCCCAGTGCCAGAACACACTGTACATGGAGCAGTCACAGAGGAGAGAGTTGTTGTGGAGGTACAGTCCCCGTTGCACCAACCCGGGCAAAGCTTTCACGTCCTCC
This sequence is a window from Pempheris klunzingeri isolate RE-2024b chromosome 11, fPemKlu1.hap1, whole genome shotgun sequence. Protein-coding genes within it:
- the LOC139210348 gene encoding amphoterin-induced protein 3 translates to MTSGLYTGPLLVLLCLLHASEEACPSICLCVSDTVSCSSSGLTKLPVSLPSFSVTLDLSHNHLSWLGAASFNRMPRLENLRLAHNQLSSLGYGVFTNASGLRNLDLSSNKLHMVEQHYFQGLWRLEELLLYNNKIAQVEAGTLSGLSSLKKAYFSLNQITHFPFFSIRDHSHPFLTMLDLSSNRMTRLPWEDVKALPGLVQRGLYLHNNSLLCDCSMYSVFWHWDLRGYDSLKDFTDEHICTIYGDPRAPIRFLRHNRFFHNCTVEKAVSQPVTVFLSNVLVSEGQRVRLDCQTSLSSTDLSFTWLSPSKGYINQASINDTLISLFPNGTLEIQAAKVNDSGLYVCTAVDIKQALNATREVNVTVVLPAAETFNTGYTTLLGCVVTMVFILMYLYLTPCRCSCCKQPKHPVIPIATYDPSTLTSVFSQSSRDQPKIQANKHVAFMEPMMRDAGTEWTPES